In Actinoplanes lobatus, the DNA window ACTTGATCGAGGAGATGCCGATCCAGTGCGGGACGACGACGCGGACCGGGAAACCGTGATCCGGCGGCAGCGGCTCGCCGTTGAGCTCGTAGGCGAGCAGCACGTCGTCGAACGCCTTGCCGACCGGGAGCGGCCGGCGGACCGGGCCGAGGTCGACGCCGCCGCTCACGAAGTTCGGGTCGAGGCCGATCGGCTGCACGTCGACGGTCTTCCTCGAGATGCCCGCCCGGCGCAGGACGGTGGACAGTCTGACACCGGTCCACTTGCCTACGCCGATGCCGCCCAGGCCCCACGCCGTACCGGAGACGGTCTGGCCCTGCTGTGAGGTGTAGTAGCTGCGGCCGTTGCCGGCGCACTCGATGGCGACCGGCCGGGTTTCGCGGGGAAGCCTCTTCAGGTCGTCCAGGCTGAAGTGCGCGGCCTGGGCGAGCCCGGATCCGGAGAGCTCCAGCGACCAGGTGGAGGCGTCGATCGCCGGTGTGACGGTGTGGTTGCGGACGAAGAACCGGTCCACCGGGACGTAGTAGCCCTGGTCCTTGAGCGCCGACCATTTGGTTTCAGCGTTGGTTCCCAGCTGCCGGAACAGCTCGGGCGGCAGGGGTTTGACGATCGGGCCGGCGGCCAGCGCCGGACCAGGGATCGCCGCGCCCGCGCCCACCGCGGCGGTGAGTGCCAGCAGGTTCCGCCGGGAGAAGCCACGGGTCCGCCCGGCAAGGAAATCGCGCAGTCTGCGCTCGTCGTATGCGCCCTCGTTCATAACTACTCATCCTATCGACTACATAGGATTTGTGGAAAGGGTGGCGGAAACGCCGACGCCGGGTGGTCCCTGTCAGGG includes these proteins:
- a CDS encoding molybdopterin-dependent oxidoreductase: MNEGAYDERRLRDFLAGRTRGFSRRNLLALTAAVGAGAAIPGPALAAGPIVKPLPPELFRQLGTNAETKWSALKDQGYYVPVDRFFVRNHTVTPAIDASTWSLELSGSGLAQAAHFSLDDLKRLPRETRPVAIECAGNGRSYYTSQQGQTVSGTAWGLGGIGVGKWTGVRLSTVLRRAGISRKTVDVQPIGLDPNFVSGGVDLGPVRRPLPVGKAFDDVLLAYELNGEPLPPDHGFPVRVVVPHWIGISSIKWVGRIDVSTEPLFSPWNTQFYRLFGEGYPAEGQPFDRQVIKSAFELDPGTTFTAGVRTRLTGRSWSADGPIRHVQVSTDGGTTWRRARPYGATPGGVWQRWEVDWTPAAGEHTLLARATDVRGNTQPDAARHNTLGYVFNAVVRVPVSAV